GAAAATTTGGCTTTGGTACTGAAAAGGATTTTGGATGATGAGGAAAAAGCAGGAGTTTTTTCTAATCTTATGCGAGATGTATTGCCTTTTATTGACAAAATCAGTATTGACAAATCTTTTGACAAATCGCTCTTATTTAAAGTAAAAGAAACTTTTCACAACGATTCATTTATCCCCGGTTTTTTGCTGTCAGACGGTACAATTTCTGTTACAGCCATTTTAATCGCATTATTTTTTGAAAAAAAACCTGTTATTGCTTTTGAAGAACACTGGAGCAGGAGTACATCCTTCGCTTATTGCTAAAATAATGCAATATTTTTATGAGGCTTCGCAGAAAAAACAAATATTTATCACTACCCACAGCCCCGAAGTTTTAAAACATCTGCAACATATTTCCGACTTGGTTTTAGTATCGCGCAATAAAAAGGGCTTCGCCGAACTCGTCAAACCCGCCGACAAAGAAATGGTGAAAGCCTTTTTGGATAATGATTTGGGAATAGACGAACTTTTTATTCAAAACCTTTTAGATATGTAAATATGATGCCATACAACGGTTTGTATGTATTTGTAGAAGGTGATGATGACGAGCGTTTTTTTAATGCAATCATTCGCCCTTTAATTGTTTCGGCTTTTTCTTTTATAAAAATCATCAAATATGCACAACTCAACAAAAAGATACAGAGGCTTTTATCAAAACTTTAGATAAAAATGGAAATGATTATATCTTTATAGCTGATTTTGATTCTGGGGTGATGCTTCTTTTTGTGTCAGTAAAAGGAAGCAAAAAGAATATGAAAAATACGCCAATTTGTTGGCAAAAGAACGGATTTTTGTAGTAAAAGAAGTAATAGAAAGCTGGTATTTAGCAGGCATTAGTGAAGAACAAAAAGAAAAATTTAAGATAGAAAATTTTACCGATACCCAATGCTTAAACAAACATTATTTTGATGCTTTGAGTAATGCACCTGATTTCAGAATTGAAATTTTAAAAGGTTATTCATTAGAAAAAGCCGTATTTTGCAATGCTTCTTTGTGTTATTTTAATGATAAGTTTTTAAAAAAATATGCCATAATCAACAACACATAAATACACATAATGATACAAACAGACACAACAACAAGTGCGGACTTGATTTTTCTTTGAATGAAAATGTGGCGATGATTCGCGAAAGTGTGCGCAGCTTTGCCGAAAGAAATACGCCCCTACCTGATGGAATGGGACGAAAGCCAATATTTTCCCGTAGAATTGTTCAAAAAAATGGGCGAACTCGGTTTTATGGGCGTAGTAGTGCCGCACGAATACGGCGGCGCAGGCTTCGGATATATTGAATATGTGACGGTGGTGAGCGAAATTGCCAGTGTATGCGGCTCGGTGGGTTTGTCGGTGGCGGCGCACATCCGCTGTGTGCGGACATATCCTCGCTTTCGGCAACGAAGCCCAAAAACAAAAATACCTACCCAAATTAGCCACTGCCCAACATATCGGGGCTTGGGCACTCACCGAACCCAACACCGCAGCGATGCCATCGTATGAAATGCACCGCCCGCAAAGAGGCAACGAGTGGGTACTCAACGGTGACAAATGCTGGATTACGCACGGTGCTACGGGCGATGTGGTAGTGGTGATTGCACGAACCGGCGAACTCCTAGATAGCCACGGCATGACGGCTTTTGTGGTGGAACGCGGCACTCCGGGGCTTAAAGCAGGCAAAAAGAAAACAAACTCGGTATGCGCTGCTCGAAACCGCCGAAGTGATTTTTGAAGATTGCCGTATTCCCGAAGAAAACGTACTCGGTCAGGTGGGCGAAGGTTTTCAACAGGCAATGAAAATTTTGGACGGCGGGCGCATCTCTATCGCCGCACTCGGCTTGGGCATCGGCAAAGGGGCTTATCAAGCAGCCCTCAAATATGCCAAAGAACGCGAACAATTCCAGGAGCTGATTGCGAATTTTCAGGGTATTGCCTTCAAAATTGCGGATATGGCAACAAAGTGGAAGTGGGCGAACTCCCTACCCTGCAAGCCGCCTATGAAAAAATAAAGGACTGAAAATGACCAAAGAGTCGGCAATGGCAAAATACTATACTTCCGAAGCTGTACAGATCGCCACCGATGCCGTTCAGATTTTTTGGCGGTTACGGCTATACCAAAGATTTCCGGTAGAAAAATTTTACCGCGACTCCAAACTCAGCACTATCGGCGAAGGCACGAGCGAAATTCAAAAATTGGTTATCTCACGCGAAATTTTAAAATAATTTTATCATCAGGATTTTGGATTATTAAAAAATAAAACCTATTTTGCCGTCCGAAATTTCATTAAAACATTTAAGATATTTACTATTTATGTTGATTATTGATTGTAGAGAAAGCGATACTATTGATAAGGCTTTACGCAAATACAAAAAGAAATTTGAAAAAGCAGGTATTTTGCGCCAGTTGCGCAAACGCAAGCAATTTACAAAGCCCTCTATTGAAAATCGCCAACAGAAATTAAAGGCTATTTATAAAGAAGAAATGTACGGTCCGAACAGCCAAGAGTAAAAATTATAGGTTGTTGCTTTGCGGTGAGCAAAGAAGTATTTTTTCTTCTGAATTTTTATAAAAAATCGGCTCGCTTGTAGGATAATTCTTACAAGCGGCTTTGTTTTTTGTATAAAGTATCCGGCTTTTTTTTCAAACCGCACAGAATATGCTCTATCGAGCCGCTAAAAACATCGTAAATATTTGTGCTTTGGAAACTAATCTAACTTTGTAGGACAAAATATTATTGGTATTTTTATACATTGTAACCATCTTAATTTTTATGAAATACAATCTCAGTTTCAAAGATATTTTAGTGCGTTATGTGATAATGGTAGTGATTTTAATGGCAGGTGCATTGACACAACAAGTGTGGCTGATGTTTTTAGCTTGCCGTTTTATTACGGCGTTGTTGGAATGTGTCCTATATATACAGCTATGGGTATCAATAACAACCCCGAAGCTGCTCCGAAGACGACGACCATTAATCGCGCTAATGCGGATTTAGATATTTTATTTTAATAAAAACATAAACCCGAAAGCATACTATCATGGTCTTTCGGGTTTTTCTGTGATAATTCTGTCGCCTCCGCCCCGCCGCGGCTGCCCAACAGCCTGTTGCAGCCGTAAAATTGCCGCACCGCGCCGCTACGGATATGCTGCGGTGATGGAGCATTTTTATACTTTGCAGGGCGAGGGGTTTCATCAGGGCAAAGCCGCTTATTTCATTCGTTTGGGTGGTTGTGATGTAGGCTGCGTGTGGTGCGATGTAAAAGCCTCCTGGAATGCCGCAGACCACCCGCGCCTTTCGGTGGAAGATGTAGTAGCCGCTGCCGCCCAACAGCCCGCCCGCATCGCCGTTGTTACGGCGGCGAGCCGCTGATGTACGACCTCGCCCCACTGACTGCCGCCCTCCGGCAAGCGGGCTTCAAAACGCACTTGGAAACCTCCGCCGCCTATCCGGTTTCGGGTACTTGGGACTGGATTTGTGTATCGCCGAAAAAATTTAAAGCCCCCCTGCCCGAAGTGTTGGCACTGGCACACGAGTTGAAGGTGGTGGTATATCACGAAAGCGACTGGAAATGGGCACAAAGTTTTGTTCCTGCCCTTAACACCTCTACTGCGCTGCTGCTGCAACCCGAATGGAGTCGCCGCGAGCGCATCACTCCTTTTTTGGTGGACTTGGTGAAGCAACACCCGCAATGGCGTATTTCACTGCAAACACACAAATATTTAGATATTCCTTAATTGTGTTTTTTTAAGCGGGGTAGTATTGAATTTTTGTTTTTTGTGGGGTAGTAGCGATGAATTTAGTGAGTACTACATATTTAAATTGAACAAGATCATATAAAAGTATTCAACTTCAATTTTGTGTGTCGCCGCTAATAACAACAAGTTGTTACCTTAGTTTTCCTATTTATTGTATCAGCAAACTATTTCTTTTGCCATATTAATTACTTGACAATATGTGTGACTGCTGTGGTGACACATTAGTTCTGATTTTTTTTAAAGTTTTCTGCTTGTTCAAATATTTCAACATACACTTCGTCTCTCTCTACTGGTGGATAGCCAAACTCGTCTAGCAAAAGAATTAGTCCAACTTTTAAAGCTGATTTTATATCTTCTCTTTTGTTCCAATCGGGAAATCTAGCTTGGCCCGTCCACTAAATCTTTCACGGCTTTTGCAAGTTCAATCATTTTGTCATCGGGATATTTGAAGTCGTATTTTATACAAAGTTCTTTCAAAATATCGTAAAATGCTTTTTCTTCAAAGTTGATTCCTAAAACATCACCTGCCGAAAATTCTTTGTGTACATCCCAAATTAATTCTGTCAAAGCGTTTGCCATTTCTTCATAGACTTCACTTCTTAGAATATCTTTTTCTTCTCTTTCGTTATAGCGTTCTACCAAGTATTGCATTTTCTTTGAAAAGTCAATTCCTTTTACTTTATTAACTTTTTTTAGTTCGCTTATTACTTTGGCTAAGAGCTGCTGAAGTAATTTTATTTTAGTGTTAGGTAATTTTATTTTGTCAATTTTTGCTAAATAATCTTTATCAAAAATATCTTGTTCCGATTCTTCCTCATTCCCCAATTTAAAAATTTCCTCAACGCCATCGCTTTCTAATGCGTTTTTAATCATTTCTCTTACTTTGACATTCATTTGTGCCGTATCGGGTGCATTGCCTTTCGTCAGTTTAAATACTATAGAACGAACTGCTAAATAAAAATGCGTATAGTCTTTTTCAATTTGTGTGATTTGTTCACTTCCTGCACAAATGTCGTAGGCTGCTTTAAGACGTTTTACAAAACCCATAAAACGAGTTTCAATATCTTTGGTTCGTTGAACATATTCAGCAGCTAAATTCAAAGTGTTTAATTGCTCCAATGCCGAACCCTTAAAATATTTTGTAGCATCAAAACTGTGAAACAATTTGGCTAATAAATCTAAATGGTTTCTTACAATTATTAACGATTCTGCAATGTCTTCAAAATTGTCTTCATCACCTTTGTTGTATCTCGCCAAGGCAAGATTCATTTGCTTTTTGATGCCGATATAATCGACTACTAAACCTTTGTGCTTACCTTCAAACTTGCGGTTTACACGTGAAATGGTTTGAATTAAATTGTGTTGTTGAATTGGTTTATCAATGTAAATGGTATCTAAAAATGGCACATCAAAACCTGTGAGCCACATATCTACAACGATGGCAATTTTAAAATTGGACTTCTCATTTTTAAATTGTCTATCTAATTCTTTGCGTTGGTCTTTTGTGCCTAATAAATTATAAAGCGTTTCTTCATCATCTTGCCCCTCTGGTCATTATCATTTTTAGGCGTTCCATAGGCTTTAATTCTCGTTTGTCTTTTTTCGGATAATTTTTCTTCATCTTTAGGGTCAGCCACTAGGGCAGCCCTTACCCATTCAGGTTTTATTTCAATAATATTTTTATACAATTCATAAGCAATTTCTCGACTACTGCATACAAACATCGCTTTGCCTTTTACGGTTGCGCCTTCTGCAATTCTTTTTCGTAGTGCGTTACAAAATCTTCTGCTACTGCTTTTAGTCTTTTCCATTTTTCAAAGCCACTTTTGCTGCTCTGCCTTCATACACAATCCTCACAGTGATTTCATCTTTCACTGATTCTGTCATGGTATAAGCATCCACCACTTTACCAAATACATCAAGCGTTGCATCTATTGGCGTTCCTGTAAAACCTACAAAGGTGGCATTGGGCAAACTATCGTGTAGGTATTTTGCAAAGCCAAAAGTTTTGCTAACGCCTTTGTTGGTTATTTTTACTTTTTGGTCTAAATTTACTTGGCTTCGGTGTGCTTCATCGCTTATGAAAATAATATTGGTACGGTCAGAGAGTAGTTTGGTATCTTCTGTAAATTTGTGAATGGTAGTAAGAAAAACGCCTCCACTTTGTCTGCCTTGTATCAGTTCTCGTAAATTGTTTCGGCTTTCTACACTTACAATGGTATTGTCGCCAATAAAATTTTTGGCATTGGTAAATTGTCCCGAAAGTTGGTCATCTAAGTCGGTTCTGTCGGTAATTAATACAATGGTTGGGCTTTCAAAATATTCGCTTTTCATTAATAACCTAGCGAGGTAAAGCATTGTAAAACTTTTGCCACAACCCGTTGCACCAAAGTAAGTGCCTCCTTTTCCATCGCCTTTGGGCTTTTGAGCAAGTTTTATATTGTGATACAATGTTCTGGCTGCATAGTATTGCGGATAACGACAAACTATTTTTTCGTTTTTCTTTGAGCTGTCAGGAATGTAAATGAAGTTGCGAATAATATCTCTCAATCTGTTTTTGTCAAACATCCCTTGAATGAGGGTAAACATACTATCAATACCATCTACATCTTTTGCTAAACCTGCCACTCTACGCCAAGCATAATAAAAGTCGTAAGGGGCAAAAAACGAACCTGCTTTGTTGTTTACGCCATCGCTGATTACACAAAAAGCATTGTATTTAAATAGTTCTGGAATATCTCTTTTGTATCTTTCTGTAAGTTGTCTATATGCTGCAAAACAATCAGCCTCTTCCCGAATAGGACTTTTAAATTCAAATACCACCAATGGCAAACCATTTATGTAAATGATAGCATCAGGAATTCGTTTTTCATTACCTATAATTTCGAGTTGGGTTACAAATTTATAAATGTTATTGTCGTCTCCGTATTCTGCTTCGGGTTCTGCTGCTATTGAAATTATTTCATCTTCACTAGGTTGGCGGTGTTTGTTTAAGCCTACATAATTGATAAGTTGAATGTAAATGTCTTTTTGGTTGCGGTCTTCTCGTTTGAGAATGAAACCGTCTGAAAGCATTTTTAAGAAGGTTTTATTGCTTTCATACAAATCGGAAGCGGAAAGCGATTTGAGTTGAAGAATGATGGATTTTACTTCCTTTGTAGTAATGCCATTACTGGCATATTGATTTAATAAATAGGCTTGCAAATCGGCTTCTATCAACACATCATCAGGTTTACGCACTAGGGTATTGCCCAATTGGTGAGTAAAGCCTTGCTGCTGCAATAGCTCTACAAAGGTTTGTTCTAATTTTGCTTCGGTAAATTTCATAGTTTATAAAATTTATCTTCTGTCCATTTGGTAGGATTGTTAATGATGTAGTCAGAAATTCGTTGGTACGATTGTTCATTGCGGATGATGTGTTCGTGATAATTGCGTTGCCACAATTTTCCGTTAAATGGTGCCCAACCCCAATTTTTTACCCCCCGAATATATTCCACCGTAACAATGGATTTAAACGCCCCAACCATATCACCAACGGTTTTGTTTTTTTGCGTAGGGGCAACCCCTTGTGGTTGCCCCTTTTCCGTTTCGCCGTTGGGGGCGACCGTTTCGCCGTTGGGGGACACCGTTTCGCCGTTGGGGGACACCGTTTCGCCGTTGGGGGCGGCGACCACGAGGGTCGCCCCTACGATTTCCAATATGGCGTGGAAATGGTTGGGCATCACAATATATTCGTGTAATTGGATATTTGTAAAACGTTCGTGTAATTGGTTCCATTCGTTTTCAACCATCATACCCGCATCATTCAATATCATTTCGCCTTTCACCACGCCCCCAAATAAACACGCCCTATCCTGACAACATATTGTTATAAAATACAAACCTGCTTGGCTGTAATCGTATCCTTTTAATCGGATAGAACGGCGATGGTGAATGTTTGGGTTATATTGACTCATACTGTTTTCGTTTTTATCGTTGGGGCAACCGTTGGGGCAACCGTTGGGGCAACCCTTGCGGTAACCGTTGGGGCAACCGTTGGGGCAACCCTTGCGGTTGCCCTCATACACGAATGGGCGACCGCAAGGGTACACCCTTACACTACTGTCGCTAACCTCGAAAGCAATAATTCTTTCAGTTCCGTTAGCTTTTGGTTTTCTAATGACTTTAAACCCTTTTCAAGGAATAATTTCTTCATCAAGTTTTCAAACTGTTCTAATAAATCACTTTTAGGAACTATAATTTCAAAATCTTCAATTTCAGTTTTAGTAATAGCTTCTCTTGTAGAACCCGATTGACTAATTCCCAACAATGCATTTTTACTGCCTGTTGAACATAAATTTAAAAGTAAGTAGAATGAGATATTCAATTTGTTATCAGGTCTAATAATCATTACATGTTGGTTCACTCTTGCGGGCAAAACATTACTAGGCACCATACAGCAACGAGCGACAGAAACGCCAGTGATATTGAAAAGAATATCGTTTTCTTTTACTCTAACATTTTTGAGTTTGTTGGCTTGGTCATCATTAATAAAAGCTAAATCTTCAAATGAGAAATTATAGTCAAAAACGTTGGTACTTCTTATAAGAGATATGCCAGAATTAAAGTAACTTTCTTTACCACCTGTCGGAGTTGAGCCACTTCCAATTTTTAAGCATATATTTTTAGCGTATCGGTCTTCCACCCTTCCGGCAAATTCTCTAAATCAATTCCCTCCACAAACAACTGCTTATAAATAGCCTGTGCTGTTTCTTCGAGTTTTTGAATCAGTTGTTGGTTCAGGGCTATGCGGTTTTGGATAACGTTGTATTCTTTTACGATTTCTTTTTGTTTATCAATATGGGGGATGGGAAGTTGTAAATTTTCAAAATCTTCCCATTCTAAACTTCCTCTTACACCTCCAACTGCGTGAAAACAAGCCTCACGGTCAAATTCAGAACGTGAAAACCACATCATTAAATATTCGGGTAAAAGTTCTTTTTCGTTCTTTACTTCAAAAATGGGATAGGCTTGCGAAATAATCGCTTCGTCCACTTCTTGCAACAAAGCCACAGGCATTTTTTTATCCCGTCTGACCTGCATGGTGCTACAAGCAAATTGATTTTTGCGAATGATTTTATAATTCTCCATATCCGTTCCAATAATATTGGCAACAGAAGGAATAAACTGTTTAGAAATGCTTAAACCCAAAAGCTGTTTTACTTGCAGCCCTTTGTTTCGTTCATCAACAAGCTTTATATGTTCGCCAATTCGTTTATAATTTGATTTGGCTTCGCCGATTTTACAATTCATAACCTAATTCTTTAAATACGGTTAGTAAATCATTTTTGCTTTGTGCTTCGGCTTTCAATAAGTCGGCAAATTCACCTTGAAGTTTCTTCATTTTTTCATCAAAGTCTATATTTTCATCACGGTTTACAAACTCAATGTATTTGCTCGGCACCAACGAAAAATCCTTTTTGGCTACTTCGTCAAATGAAGCGGAATAGCAGAACTCAGGAATATTTTGATATGGCAACCACAAGGGATTGCCTGTACTTTCTGATTGCCATTGGTGATAAGTGCTTGTAATTTTTTAAAATATCTTCTTCTGAAAACTGAATGTATTTTTTCTCAAACGGAATACCTATTTGCCGCAAATCCATAAACAGAATTTCTTTTTCTCGGTTGCGATAATGGCGTTCTTCATCACCAATGTTTCTGTTATGTGCTTTTTTATTTTTATTCAAAATCCAAAGCGTAACACTTATGTTGGTGGTGTAAAACATATCTTGGCAAAACCAAAATCGCTTCTACCAAATTATTTTCAATGAGCTTTCTACGGATTTTATATTCTTCACCACCACCACTCAAAGCACCATTCGCCAATATAAAACCTGCTACACCATTGTCGCTTAGTTTGCTCACCATATTCAAAATCCAAGCATAGTTGGCGTTGCTTTTGGGTGGCACATCATAACCGCGCCAACGTGGGTCGTCTATCAACTCGTTTTCG
The Sphingobacteriales bacterium DNA segment above includes these coding regions:
- a CDS encoding 30S ribosomal protein S21 encodes the protein MLIIDCRESDTIDKALRKYKKKFEKAGILRQLRKRKQFTKPSIENRQQKLKAIYKEEMYGPNSQE
- a CDS encoding restriction endonuclease subunit S; this encodes MEDRYAKNICLKIGSGSTPTGGKESYFNSGISLIRSTNVFDYNFSFEDLAFINDDQANKLKNVRVKENDILFNITGVSVARCCMVPSNVLPARVNQHVMIIRPDNKLNISFYLLLNLCSTGSKNALLGISQSGSTREAITKTEIEDFEIIVPKSDLLEQFENLMKKLFLEKGLKSLENQKLTELKELLLSRLATVV
- a CDS encoding transposase, translating into MSQYNPNIHHRRSIRLKGYDYSQAGLYFITICCQDRACLFGGVVKGEMILNDAGMMVENEWNQLHERFTNIQLHEYIVMPNHFHAILEIVGATLVVAAPNGETVSPNGETVSPNGETVAPNGETEKGQPQGVAPTQKNKTVGDMVGAFKSIVTVEYIRGVKNWGWAPFNGKLWQRNYHEHIIRNEQSYQRISDYIINNPTKWTEDKFYKL
- a CDS encoding restriction endonuclease subunit S, whose product is MNCKIGEAKSNYKRIGEHIKLVDERNKGLQVKQLLGLSISKQFIPSVANIIGTDMENYKIIRKNQFACSTMQVRRDKKMPVALLQEVDEAIISQAYPIFEVKNEKELLPEYLMMWFSRSEFDREACFHAVGGVRGSLEWEDFENLQLPIPHIDKQKEIVKEYNVIQNRIALNQQLIQKLEETAQAIYKQLFVEGIDLENLPEGWKTDTLKIYA